One region of Brassica napus cultivar Da-Ae chromosome A10, Da-Ae, whole genome shotgun sequence genomic DNA includes:
- the LOC125575248 gene encoding transcription factor TGA10 isoform X1, whose amino-acid sequence MQGHHQNHHQQLSSASATSSSGNFMNKDGYDLGEIDPSLFLYLDGQGHHDQPSTAPLPHHHTTQNLAMRPPTSTLNIFPSKPMHIEPPPSSSTPNAVAPSGSTRPSSEPSMDLTNHSQFQLPQPSKSIKKEGNRKGLASSDHDTPKSSDPKTLRRLAQNREAARKSRLRKKAYVQQLESCRIKLTQLEQEIQRARSQGVFYGGSLMGGDQQQGGMPIGPGYTSSAEAAVFDMEYTRWLEEQQRLLTELRVATQEHLAENELRMFVDTCLAHYDHLINLKAMVAKTDVFHLISGAWKTPAERCFLWMGGFRPSEIIKVIVNQIEPLTEQQIVGICGLQQSTHEAEEALSQGLEALNQSLSDSIVSDSLSPASAQLPPHLSNFMSHMSLALNKLSSLEGFVLQADNLRHQTIHRLNQLLTTRQEARCILAVAEYFHRLQALSSLWLARPRQDG is encoded by the exons ATGCAAGGTCATCACCAGAATCATCATCAGCAGTTATCATCAGCCTCAGCCACGTCTTCCAGTGGAAACTTCAT GAACAAAGATGGGTATGATCTTGGAGAGATAGACCCATCACTCTTCCTCTATCTTGATGGACAAGGACATCATGATCAACCATCAACTGCTCCTTTACCTCATCATCACACAACTC AGAATTTGGCTATGAGACCTCCAACATCGACGCTCAACATCTTTCCATCTAAGCCGATGCACATAGAGCCGcctccttcttcttctacaccaaat GCTGTTGCACCTAGTGGTTCGACTCGACCATCTTCCGAGCCATCCATGGACTTGACCAATCATTCTCAGTTTCAACTTCCTCAACCTTCTAAATCAATCAAG AAAGAAGGGAACCGCAAAGGTCTTGCCTCATCAGACCATGACACACCAAAATCATCAGACCCTAAG ACATTGAGAAGACTAGCACAGAACAGAGAAGCAGCAAGGAAAAGCAGATTACGAAAAAAA GCTTATGTTCAGCAACTTGAGTCATGCAGGATTAAGCTGACCCAACTAGAACAAGAGATTCAACGGGCCAGATCCCAA GGCGTATTCTATGGAGGGTCGCTTATGGGAGGAGATCAACAGCAAGGTGGGATGCCCATTGGTCCCGGCTACACGAGCTCTG CAGAAGCAGCGGTGTTCGATATGGAATACACGAGATGGTTGGAGGAGCAGCAGAGGCTGTTAACCGAACTAAGGGTGGCGACACAAGAGCACTTGGCCGAGAACGAGCTTAGGATGTTTGTAGACACTTGTTTAGCTCACTATGACCATTTGATTAACCTCAAGGCCATGGTCGCTAAGACCGATGTGTTCCACCTCATTTCTGGCGCTTGGAAAACTCCAGCCGAGCGTTGTTTCTTGTGGATGGGTGGTTTCCGCCCATCTGAGATTATTAAG GTGATTGTGAACCAAATAGAACCGTTGACAGAGCAACAGATAGTTGGGATTTGTGGTCTGCAACAGTCCACACACGAGGCTGAAGAGGCTCTCTCGCAAGGCCTCGAGGCATTGAATCAATCGCTTTCCGATAGTATTGTATCCGACTCTCTCTCGCCTGCCTCTGCACAACTTCCTCCTCATCTATCGAATTTCATGTCACACATGTCCTTGGCTCTCAACAAACTCTCTTCCCTCGAGGGCTTTGTTCTTCAG GCGGATAATCTGAGGCACCAAACAATCCATAGGTTGAACCAACTGTTGACCACACGTCAAGAAGCACGTTGTATTCTAGCCGTTGCAGAGTACTTCCACCGTCTCCAGGCTCTAAGTTCTCTCTGGTTAGCTCGTCCACGCCAAGACGGATGA
- the LOC125574783 gene encoding polygalacturonase inhibitor 1-like isoform X2, translating into MDKTTTLLLFFFLFTFLTTSFSKNLCNQDDKTTLLKIKKALNNPYHLASWDPRTDCCSWYCLECGDATVNHRVTALTIFSGQISGQIPPEVGDLSYLQTLVFRKLTNLTGQIPRTIAKLKYLRSLRLSWTNLTGPVPGFLSELKNLQNKLTGSIPESFGSFPAKVPDLYLSHNQLSGYIPKTLGNLDFSKIDFSRNKLGGDASMLFRANKTTWYIDLSRNMLQFDLSRVVIPKTLGILDLNHNGITGNIPVQWTEAPLQFFNVSYNRLCGHIPTGGTLQEFDTYSYFHNKCLCGAPLDSCK; encoded by the exons ATGGATAAGACAACGACACTgcttttgttcttcttcttgttcacaTTCCTCACGACTTCTTTCTCTAAAAACCTATGTAACCAAGATGACAAAACCACCCTCCTGAAGATCAAGAAAGCCCTAAACAACCCTTACCACCTCGCCTCGTGGGACCCTCGAACAGACTGTTGCTCCTGGTACTGCCTCGAGTGCGGCGACGCCACCGTTAACCACCGCGTCACCGCCCTAACCATATTTTCCGGTCAGATCTCCGGTCAGATCCCGCCTGAGGTTGGTGACTTGTCGTATCTACAGACCCTTGTCTTCCGCAAACTCACTAACCTCACCGGTCAGATCCCACGCACCATCGCCAAGCTCAAGTATCTCCGGAGCCTCAGGCTCAGCTGGACGAATCTGACCGGTCCAGTTCCTGGTTTTCTCAGTGAGCTCAAGAATCTCCA GAACAAGCTTACAG GTTCTATACCAGAGTCATTTGGGTCGTTTCCAGCAAAAGTACCTGATCTTTACCTATCACACAACCAGCTCTCcggttatataccaaaaacACTAGGCAATCTTGATTTTAGCAAGATAGATTTCTCTCGGAACAAGCTCGGAGGCGATGCTTCGATGTTGTTTAGAGCCAACAAAACGACGTGGTACATTGATTTATCAAGAAACATGTTACAGTTCGATCTCTCTAGAGTTGTGATCCCTAAGACACTTGGTATCTTGGACTTGAACCACAACGGAATCACAGGGAATATCCCGGTTCAGTGGACCGAAGCTCCTCTTCAGTTCTTCAATGTTAGCTATAACAGATTGTGTGGACACATCCCCACAGGAGGGACACTTCAGGAATTCGATACTTATTCCTATTTTCACAACAAGTGTTTGTGTGGTGCACCTCTTGATAGTTGCAAGTAA
- the LOC125574783 gene encoding polygalacturonase inhibitor 1-like isoform X1, which yields MDKTTTLLLFFFLFTFLTTSFSKNLCNQDDKTTLLKIKKALNNPYHLASWDPRTDCCSWYCLECGDATVNHRVTALTIFSGQISGQIPPEVGDLSYLQTLVFRKLTNLTGQIPRTIAKLKYLRSLRLSWTNLTGPVPGFLSELKNLQWVDLSFNDLSGSIPSSLSLLPNLVSLDLSRNKLTGSIPESFGSFPAKVPDLYLSHNQLSGYIPKTLGNLDFSKIDFSRNKLGGDASMLFRANKTTWYIDLSRNMLQFDLSRVVIPKTLGILDLNHNGITGNIPVQWTEAPLQFFNVSYNRLCGHIPTGGTLQEFDTYSYFHNKCLCGAPLDSCK from the exons ATGGATAAGACAACGACACTgcttttgttcttcttcttgttcacaTTCCTCACGACTTCTTTCTCTAAAAACCTATGTAACCAAGATGACAAAACCACCCTCCTGAAGATCAAGAAAGCCCTAAACAACCCTTACCACCTCGCCTCGTGGGACCCTCGAACAGACTGTTGCTCCTGGTACTGCCTCGAGTGCGGCGACGCCACCGTTAACCACCGCGTCACCGCCCTAACCATATTTTCCGGTCAGATCTCCGGTCAGATCCCGCCTGAGGTTGGTGACTTGTCGTATCTACAGACCCTTGTCTTCCGCAAACTCACTAACCTCACCGGTCAGATCCCACGCACCATCGCCAAGCTCAAGTATCTCCGGAGCCTCAGGCTCAGCTGGACGAATCTGACCGGTCCAGTTCCTGGTTTTCTCAGTGAGCTCAAGAATCTCCAGTGGGTAGACCTTTCCTTCAATGATCTCTCTGGTTCAATACCGAGTTCTCTGTCTTTGTTACCTAATCTTGTGTCCCTTGATCTCAGCAGGAACAAGCTTACAG GTTCTATACCAGAGTCATTTGGGTCGTTTCCAGCAAAAGTACCTGATCTTTACCTATCACACAACCAGCTCTCcggttatataccaaaaacACTAGGCAATCTTGATTTTAGCAAGATAGATTTCTCTCGGAACAAGCTCGGAGGCGATGCTTCGATGTTGTTTAGAGCCAACAAAACGACGTGGTACATTGATTTATCAAGAAACATGTTACAGTTCGATCTCTCTAGAGTTGTGATCCCTAAGACACTTGGTATCTTGGACTTGAACCACAACGGAATCACAGGGAATATCCCGGTTCAGTGGACCGAAGCTCCTCTTCAGTTCTTCAATGTTAGCTATAACAGATTGTGTGGACACATCCCCACAGGAGGGACACTTCAGGAATTCGATACTTATTCCTATTTTCACAACAAGTGTTTGTGTGGTGCACCTCTTGATAGTTGCAAGTAA
- the LOC125575248 gene encoding transcription factor TGA10 isoform X2: protein MQGHHQNHHQQLSSASATSSSGNFMNKDGYDLGEIDPSLFLYLDGQGHHDQPSTAPLPHHHTTQNLAMRPPTSTLNIFPSKPMHIEPPPSSSTPNAVAPSGSTRPSSEPSMDLTNHSQFQLPQPSKSIKKEGNRKGLASSDHDTPKSSDPKTLRRLAQNREAARKSRLRKKAYVQQLESCRIKLTQLEQEIQRARSQGVFYGGSLMGGDQQQGGMPIGPGYTSSEAAVFDMEYTRWLEEQQRLLTELRVATQEHLAENELRMFVDTCLAHYDHLINLKAMVAKTDVFHLISGAWKTPAERCFLWMGGFRPSEIIKVIVNQIEPLTEQQIVGICGLQQSTHEAEEALSQGLEALNQSLSDSIVSDSLSPASAQLPPHLSNFMSHMSLALNKLSSLEGFVLQADNLRHQTIHRLNQLLTTRQEARCILAVAEYFHRLQALSSLWLARPRQDG from the exons ATGCAAGGTCATCACCAGAATCATCATCAGCAGTTATCATCAGCCTCAGCCACGTCTTCCAGTGGAAACTTCAT GAACAAAGATGGGTATGATCTTGGAGAGATAGACCCATCACTCTTCCTCTATCTTGATGGACAAGGACATCATGATCAACCATCAACTGCTCCTTTACCTCATCATCACACAACTC AGAATTTGGCTATGAGACCTCCAACATCGACGCTCAACATCTTTCCATCTAAGCCGATGCACATAGAGCCGcctccttcttcttctacaccaaat GCTGTTGCACCTAGTGGTTCGACTCGACCATCTTCCGAGCCATCCATGGACTTGACCAATCATTCTCAGTTTCAACTTCCTCAACCTTCTAAATCAATCAAG AAAGAAGGGAACCGCAAAGGTCTTGCCTCATCAGACCATGACACACCAAAATCATCAGACCCTAAG ACATTGAGAAGACTAGCACAGAACAGAGAAGCAGCAAGGAAAAGCAGATTACGAAAAAAA GCTTATGTTCAGCAACTTGAGTCATGCAGGATTAAGCTGACCCAACTAGAACAAGAGATTCAACGGGCCAGATCCCAA GGCGTATTCTATGGAGGGTCGCTTATGGGAGGAGATCAACAGCAAGGTGGGATGCCCATTGGTCCCGGCTACACGAGCTCTG AAGCAGCGGTGTTCGATATGGAATACACGAGATGGTTGGAGGAGCAGCAGAGGCTGTTAACCGAACTAAGGGTGGCGACACAAGAGCACTTGGCCGAGAACGAGCTTAGGATGTTTGTAGACACTTGTTTAGCTCACTATGACCATTTGATTAACCTCAAGGCCATGGTCGCTAAGACCGATGTGTTCCACCTCATTTCTGGCGCTTGGAAAACTCCAGCCGAGCGTTGTTTCTTGTGGATGGGTGGTTTCCGCCCATCTGAGATTATTAAG GTGATTGTGAACCAAATAGAACCGTTGACAGAGCAACAGATAGTTGGGATTTGTGGTCTGCAACAGTCCACACACGAGGCTGAAGAGGCTCTCTCGCAAGGCCTCGAGGCATTGAATCAATCGCTTTCCGATAGTATTGTATCCGACTCTCTCTCGCCTGCCTCTGCACAACTTCCTCCTCATCTATCGAATTTCATGTCACACATGTCCTTGGCTCTCAACAAACTCTCTTCCCTCGAGGGCTTTGTTCTTCAG GCGGATAATCTGAGGCACCAAACAATCCATAGGTTGAACCAACTGTTGACCACACGTCAAGAAGCACGTTGTATTCTAGCCGTTGCAGAGTACTTCCACCGTCTCCAGGCTCTAAGTTCTCTCTGGTTAGCTCGTCCACGCCAAGACGGATGA
- the LOC106419454 gene encoding CDK5RAP3-like protein, with amino-acid sequence MPSQDDVRNLPIDITFSRLGEWLVDRKRIPADWRKKVAAIRVKISKEFSSLPKDIDPYFQTIDPDVIGYLEAKKIYEILLKTTPESRNIFGRLSGASGVWEAIVRAFEKDHIFLGEAAQIIIQNVNYEIPYLKKQVQKVQQQMAELDRKEADIKRSVALSATKYEEACRELGLQGNNVRRELLETANSLPTTFAKILEVINSESVSGAMEYYSAYVKDVHTEKDKPARVVLENLKDIRENPPSLSVLGAFEALDGDNVQSSENANGTDVAADSIDWDITLDTAEIDWDVSMVEEVDGGNDLGSYEIVNASDIPENKLEGGPEVDVSEISWDVSVETPQVEEIADSSSLESGQEKQIQSIDQVLGSGEERSQLLETEYRNKILDDLYEVKAFLNQRLIELRNEDTLSLQHHVQAVAPLVLQQYSPEIIEPMVVDISMAISLLTNKKTRDLVMILNSKRFLDRLVSELEEKKHREVKLKESLKDVGRRRMELQNSLSSIWPKQEAALVKTRALKELCETSLSSIFEGRPVNIRGEINTLLNAGVSA; translated from the exons ATGCCGAGCCAAGACGATGTTCGTAATCTTCCCATTGACATCACCTTCTCTCGTCTCGGCG AATGGTTGGTGGATCGGAAGAGAATCCCTGCGGATTGGAGGAAGAAGGTGGCTGCGATCAGAGTCAAAATCTCGAAAGAGTTCTCGTCTTTGCCTAAAGACATCGATCCTTACTTTCAAACCATAGATCCTGATG TGATTGGTTACTTGGAGGCGAAAAAGATATATGAGATTCTCCTCAAGACAACTCCTGAGAGCCGGAACATCTTTGGTCGACTTTCTGGTGCTTCT GGAGTCTGGGAAGCAATCGTTCGTGCGTTTGAGAAAGATCACATTTTTCTCGGGGAGGCAGCTCAGATCATTATTCAGAATGTTAATTACGAAAT CCCGTATCTGAAGAAGCAAGTGCAAAAGGTTCAGCAACAGATGGCGGAGCTTGATCGTAAAGAAGCTGACATCAAAAGAAGCGTTGCACTCTCAGCAACCAAGTACGAGGAAGCTTGCCGAGAGCTTGGCTTGCAG GGAAACAATGTGAGGCGTGAGCTTTTGGAGACTGCGAATTCGCTTCCAACCACCTTTGCTAAGATTCTGGAAGTTATCAACAGTGAGTCAGTATCAGGAGCTATGGAGTACTACTCTGCCTATGTTAAAGATGTTCACACCGAGAAAGAT AAGCCTGCGAGGGTTGTACTTGAAAATTTGAAAGACATTCGTGAAAATCCTCCATCGTTAAGTGTCTTAGGAGCCTTTGAAGCTCTTGATGGTGATAATGTTCAGTCATCTGAGAATGCAAACGGTACAGACGTGGCTGCAGACAGCATTGATTGGGATATTACGCTTGATACCGCTGAGATAGATTGGGATGTTAGCATGGTGGAAGAAGTCGATGGTGGAAATGATTTAGGTTCGTATGAAATTGTGAATGCTAGTGATATTCCAGAGAATAAATTGGAAGGAGGCCCTGAGGTTGATGTTTCTGAGATTTCTTGGGATGTAAGCGTTGAAACGCCTCAGGTTGAAGAGATAGCTGATTCGTCTTCGCTAGAATCAGGCCAGGAGAAGCAGATACAGTCCATAGATCAAGTCTTGGGGAGTGGAGAAGAGAGGAGCCAGCTGTTGGAGACGGAGTATAGGAACAAGATTCTTGATGATTTGTATGAG GTAAAGGCGTTTTTGAACCAGCGATTGATAGAACTAAGAAACGAGGATACTCTGTCCTTGCAACACCATGTGCAAGCAGTTGCTCCCTTGGTTCTTCAGCAGTATTCTCCTGAGATCATTGAGCCTATGGTGGTTGATATCTCCATGGCCATTTCATTGCTAACGAACAAGAAAACTCGGGATCTGGTTATGATTCTCAACTCCAAAAG ATTCCTAGATAGGCTAGTTTCGGAGCTGGAGGAGAAGAAGCACCGTGAAGTGAAGTTAAAAGAGAGCTTGAAAGATGTGGGTAGGAGACGCATGGAGCTTcagaactctctctcttctATATGGCCAAAACAG GAAGCTGCGCTTGTGAAAACAAGAGCACTGAAGGAACTATGTGAGACAAgtctatcttcaatatttgaGGGCAGGCCTGTGAATATAAGAGGAGAGATCAATACTCTCTTGAACGCTGGGGTTTCTGCTTAG
- the LOC106419045 gene encoding protein STRUBBELIG-RECEPTOR FAMILY 2 produces MTIKQQWRCLAAAMLTAMLFALAETDTDPLEVSALQDVYKSLNNPPQLRGWKLEGGDPCGEVWMGVFCSGSSIVDLELRGLKLLGSLGNQLQHLHNLKNLDVSFNNLQGEIPFGLPPNTTHINLAYNNLTQGLPFSLPLMTSLVYLNLSHNSLTGALGNVFSGLQIKEMDLSFNNLTGDLPSSFGSLMNLTSLYLQNNRFTGSIIYLSDLPLTDLNIEDNQFSGIIPSHFQSIPHLWIWGNKFHVEPNYKPWKFPLDVIPMIQNATGYPTTESSAIMNFPRPQKVIKKKKKGIGAGSMVLLVGGVALLGTFFALFAVGMNHRRAQNLAASHRSNNSTTYTLPVSTGREFSAAPEDNPQMKRIRPPPVPQLRRVPPPPVRIDKPAGRKSFSASCQYPAYAKLFSAAELQLATDGFSEENLLGEGPIGSVYRAKLPDGQFAAVRNIPMSSLSLHEEEKFTEVLQTASKLRHPNIVTLLGFCIDNGQHLLVYEYVGHLSLYNAMHDKVYKPLSWGLRLRIAIGVARALDYLHSSFSLPIAHSDLKATNILLDEELTPRIADCGLASLRPLTSNSVKLRASEIAIQNTGYIAPEHGQPGSSGTKSDTFALGVLLLELLTGRKAFDSSRPEGEQLLVKWASTRLHDRRSLEQMIDQGIVGTFSSRVASHYADIISLCTQAEKEFRPPVSEIVEALTSLIQKQNKESSSVADKTEIDPFSKSFCSTRTRFLSSPTSSHISN; encoded by the exons ATGACGATCAAACAGCAATGGCGATGCCTCGCTGCAGCTATGCTCACGGCGATGCTGTTTGCGCTGGCTGAAACCGACACTGATCCGCTCGAAG TTTCGGCTCTTCAAGATGTCTACAAGTCCCTGAACAATCCACCGCAACTGAGAGGATGGAAACTGGAGGGAGGAGATCCATGCGGTGAAGTCTGGATGGGAGTTTTCTGTTCTGGATCGTCTATAGTCGACCT AGAACTACGAGGGTTAAAGCTTTTGGGGAGTCTTGGAAACCAGCTTCAACATCTCCACAATTTGAAGAACTT GGACGTTAGCTTCAATAACCTTCAAGGTGAAATTCCGTTTGGCTTGCCTCCAAATACTACCCACAT AAACTTGGCCTATAACAATCTGACCCAGGGTCTCCCTTTTTCGTTACCTCTTATGACATCTCTTGTGTACCT GAATTTGAGCCATAATTCATTAACTGGAGCTCTTGGAAATGTGTTTTCTGGGCTACAAATTAAAGAAAT GGATCTATCATTCAATAACCTGACGGGAGATCTACCAAGCTCTTTTGGATCTCTAATGAATCTGACTTCACT GTACCTCCAGAACAACAGGTTTACCGGATCAATCATCTATCTCTCGGATCTACCTTTAACTGACCT GAATATCGAAGATAACCAGTTCAGTGGTATTATCCCAAGTCATTTTCAGTCCATTCCTCATTTGTG GATTTGGGGAAACAAGTTCCATGTAGAGCCCAACTATAAACCGTGGAAATTCCCTTTGGATGTCATACCGATGATTCAAAATGCTACTGGCTATCCAACTACCGAGTCAAGTGCCATTATGAACTTTCCTAGACCTCAGAAGgttataaagaagaagaagaagggcaTAGGAGCAGGGAGTATGGTTTTACTGGTTGGTGGAGTGGCGTTGCTTGGAACTTTCTTTGCACTTTTCGCAGTTGGAATGAATCATCGACGAGCACAAAACCTTGCCGCTAGTCACAGAAGCAACAATAGCACAACGTACACTCTTCCAGTCAGTACAGGCCGAG AATTTTCTGCTGCACCTGAAGATAACCCACAGATGAAAAGGATCCGGCCACCACCAGTTCCTCAGCTGAGACGTGTACCTCCTCCACCTGTCAGAATCGATAAGCCAGCAGGACGAAAAAGCTTCTCTGCTTCATGCCAATATCCAGCGTATGCGAAGCTTTTCTCAGCTGCAGAGCTTCAACTGGCAACTGACGGTTTCAGTGAGGAAAACCTACTTGGAGAGGGTCCTATTGGTTCTGTTTACAGAGCAAAGTTGCCTGATGGTCAA TTTGCGGCTGTGAGAAACATCCCAATGTCTTCGCTGTCTTTACATGAAGAGGAAAAATTTACTGAAGTGCTTCAGACAGCTTCGAAACTAAGACATCCAAACATTGTGACCCTTCTCGGTTTCTGCATTGATAATGGGCAGCACCTTCTTGTCTATGAGTATGTTGGGCATTTGTCCTTGTACAATGCTATGCATGACAAAGTATACAAGCCACTTTCATGGGGCTTGCGTCTCCGCATTGCTATTGGAGTTGCCCGAGCTCTTGA CTATTTGCACTCGTCGTTTAGCCTTCCTATTGCACATAGCGATCTGAAAGCAACAAACATTTTGCTAGACGAAGAACTTACACCTCGTATTGCTGACTGTGGGCTTGCTAGTTTAAGGCCACTTACAAGCAACAGTGTCAAGCTTCGG GCTTCAGAGATAGCGATACAAAACACTGGCTACATTGCACCAGAACATGGACAACCAGGAAGCAGTGGCACAAAGAGCGACACTTTTGCACTGGGTGTGCTACTCTTGGAACTGTTAACAGGAAGGAAAGCATTTGACAG CTCGCGACCAGAAGGAGAACAGCTGCTGGTGAAATGGGCATCAACCAGACTTCATGACAGGCGAAGCTTAGAACAGATGATTGATCAAGGCATAGTCGGCACATTCTCCTCAAGAGTCGCCTCACACTACGCAGACATTATCTCCCTATGCACTCAG GCAGAGAAGGAGTTTAGACCACCGGTTTCAGAAATAGTGGAAGCACTCACTTCACTGATACAGAAACAGAACAAGGAATCAAGCAGCGTAGCAGACAAGACAGAGATTGACCCTTTTAGCAAATCTTTCTGCTCTACACGCACACGTTTCCTCTCCTCACCTACCTCCAGCCACATCTCCAACTGA
- the LOC106419443 gene encoding polygalacturonase inhibitor 1: MDNKIHSTLLFSLLFFITHLANASSKDQCNQNDKKTLLKIKKSLNNPYHLASWDPKSDCCAWNSLECDDATVNRRVISLTIFSAQISGQIPPEVGDLPYLQKLVFRKITNLTGQIPHTITKLKYLRFLRLSWTNLTGPVPEFLSQLMDLAYLNLSFNYFSGSIPSSLSLLPKLSYVDLSRNKLTGTIPESFGSFSGEVPDLFLSHNQLSGSIPKSLGNLDFNRIDFSRNRFIGDASMLFGANKTTFSIDLSRNMFQFDLSRVEIPKTFGILDLNHNGITGSIPVQWTETPFQIFNVSYNRLCGRIPTGGKLQMFDSYAYFHNKCLCGAPLDSCK, encoded by the exons ATGGATAATAAAATACATTCGACACTGCTTTTCTCGCTCTTGTTTTTCATCACACACCTCGCGAACGCGTCATCAAAAGATCAATGTAACCAAAACGACAAAAAGACCCTCCTCAAGATCAAGAAGTCCCTAAACAACCCTTACCACCTCGCCTCATGGGACCCTAAAAGCGACTGCTGCGCCTGGAACAGCCTCGAGTGCGACGACGCCACCGTTAACCGCCGCGTCATCTCCCTAACCATATTCTCCGCTCAGATCTCCGGTCAGATCCCTCCTGAAGTCGGTGACTTACCGTATCTTCAGAAGCTTGTCTTCCGCAAAATCACTAACCTCACCGGTCAGATACCACACACCATCACCAAGCTCAAGTATCTCCGTTTTCTCAGGCTTAGCTGGACGAACCTTACCGGCCCGGTTCCTGAGTTTTTGAGTCAGCTCATGGATCTTGCCTACTTAAACCTTTCCTTCAATTATTTTTCTGGTTCCATACCTAGCTCTCTCTCCTTGTTACCTAAACTTTCGTACGTTGATCTTAGTCGGAATAAGCTTACag GTACAATACCAGAGTCATTTGGATCGTTTTCAGGAGAAGTCCCTGACCTTTTCCTATCACATAACCAGCTCTCCGGTTCTATACCTAAATCACTAGGCAACCTGGATTTTAACCGGATCGATTTCTCAAGGAACAGGTTCATAGGCGATGCTTCGATGTTGTTTGGAGCCAATAAAACGACATTTTCTATTGATTTATCAAGAAACATGTTCCAGTTCGATCTCTCCCGTGTTGAGATCCCTAAGACATTTGGTATCTTAGACTTGAATCACAATGGGATCACAGGGAGTATCCCGGTTCAGTGGACTGAAACTCCTTTCCAAATCTTCAATGTTAGCTACAACAGATTGTGTGGACGCATCCCCACTGGAGGGAAACTGCAGATGTTTGATTCTTATGCATATTTTCACAATAAGTGTTTATGTGGTGCACCACTTGATAGTTGCAAGTAA